The genomic interval CACCAGGAGGTGAAGCAGCTCATGGATCAGCGTTCCCGGCAGCACACAAAACGAGAACACGGCCAAGCGGCCCGATCCGGCCTTCATCACCAAAGCTCCCACTGTCGCTGGCACCAGATAAACGAGGGCGGTCAAATCCTCATGTGTCATTGACATAACTTATCCGCCATTTTGAGTCGTTTAATGCACATTTCGTCGCCCAGCCGTTTTCACGGTGAAAACCGACATTTCCTCGCCGCCCGACCGACACGGGCCCTTGCAAATGCAATGGCGACGCATCAGAATACATAACATTTACGCTTACCTTCAGTGTATCGCAAATGAACATAAAGATTGCATGTCATACGCTGGCTGGTCGTGCAGCTATCTCAGCCGGTGTCGCAGCTCTCCTCTCACTGGTTTGTACGCACGCTCTGGCTGCGGCCCCGAAGGATGTTCTGTTTGCAGCGATCAGGAGCGGGCAAGCCTCTGAAATCCTAAATGGTCCCGTTGCTGAAAACTGGCAAGCGAAGAGCCATTCAACAGCCCCCGTATTGATGTCGGCGAAAGTAGTGAAACGCTACAAGGGCGAGTGCGCCCGCTTGAGCGTGAACATGCGGCAGGAGCACGTCCCGCTCAAAGACGGTGGCGCAGCTCCACTCGAGTTCTCATATGAACTGAATCTCTGCACTGACGGCTCGCCCCCGCAGAGACTGTCGATTGGTCTGCGGTTCCGCAAGAAACACCAGAGAGATTGCGGGGCCAACTCCGATGAGCCTCGCGGCGACTCAGAAATCTACGCGGGCACAGCCCGCCAGTTCTTCAGGCTTGGGAACCTACTATGAACAACGCTTGGAATACTCCTTGGGAAGACGGGTGCTATCCGTCATTCTGGGGCTTATTGGTTTCTTATTCGTAGCTGCCCCGCTCGAGGCTGCGGAATGTCGACGGGTGGGCGAAGTCTGCGTTGAAGGCGGCGGCGTTCGCAACATCGGCGGTACCGATGTGTACCGCGACTGCTGGCGCTATCGGGATACGTTCGAGTGCAAGAAGCCGGAGTCGATTGACTATTGCGCTCCCTTCTACAACCTAGCTGGATGCTGGCAAACGTCAACCAAGTGCATCGCCGCTGCTTGGGACGGTACATGTCTGACTGAGCAGCGAACCTATCGGTGCGACGACCCGTCGATGCCGCCTCCGCCGAACACGGTTGTTCTGGACAAGACATACACGATTACTAAAGACGCGCTGGACACAAAACAGTGCGACCCGTATTCCACGAACCCACTCTGTACTCTCGCATCGCACAAGTGCGTGGAGCCGGCGGAAACCCGAGTCATCAATGGGCTGCCGGTCTACAAGTCGTGCTGGAGATGGCAAGACGACTACGCCTGTATTGACCCCACTCCCAAGAACGACTGCCAGGAGTACATCGACAAGGGATGCAAGAAGCTTGACGAAGTGTGCATCGAAAGCACTGATCCTGTCGGATGCGTGATGAAGCAAATCACATACAAGTGTGTGACCAAGGAAGGCCAGACAACGACAGGCGAGGATTGCAGTGGACGTACCTCGTGCTATGACGGGACCTGTTGGGACACCGGATACCCTGGGGATGACGACTTCGCACGCGTGGTAGCCGGAAAGGAGGCCGCCCGAGAAGCCGGTGTCTATGGTGCGGAGTCGAACAACTTCTTCAAGGGAGTGGCCGAATCGTGCCGGAAGGGCTTCGGTGGATTGAAGAACTGCTGCAAGACCGACCCGGGGCCAAGTCCAATAACACGATCATGATGCAGGCCGCGGGAGGTGCCGTTAAGTTCGGCGCAAAGTACGCGTTCGACTACATGTACAAGAGTAGCGAATGGATACAGGCTGGCATGAGTGCGCTCGGCTACGACGGTATCGAGATGGCATCGAACTTTGGTGCTTCCTTTGGAATGTATGGGGTCTCCTACACGGTCGGGGGAACGGCCCTCGCCGCCGGTGAGACGACCACAGGCATGTTTGGTCAGACTATCTATGGTCTTGGAAATGGCTTCGCCTTCGACCCGTACTCGTTTGCCGCTGCAATTGCTATCCAGATCGTCATGGAGCTCATGTCGTGCGAGCAGGACGAGATGCAATTGGGCATGCACCGTGGTGCGCACCTCTGCCACTTGGTAGGCTCGTACTGCTCGAATAAGGTCATGGGGGTGTGCCTTGAGACCAAGGAGGCGTATTGCTGCTACAACTCCAAACTGGCAAAGATCATCAATGAGCAAGGCAAACCCCAGATCGGCAAGGGGTGGGGGACTCCAGAGAGTCCGAACTGCGAAGGGTTCACCACCGCCGAGTTCCAGCAGATCGACTTCTCTGCAATCGACATGAGTGAGTTTGTCGGAGACATCATGGCCGCAACTGAGCTGCCGAACATCGACGATATCCAGAAAAGAATGAGCGAGAAGATGAAGGACATCACGACCAACCCGACCATCCCCGTGACCAATCACTAAACACCCTTTCAGGCCCGGAGCAATCCGGGCATTTTTCTGGAGCAGGCTTATTTTCGTACGTACGGCCGCCTGCCAGCCGCCACCCGCGCCTTAGATGCTCGCGTGCCGCATATCGGTACGTCAGGACATCCTTCAAAGCCTGGCATTCCATCAACATCAGAGGAGTGCAGTATGAAGACCGGAGAATGGGTGGGTGCGGGACACTGGGCCAACCGTTTTTCACATCCGCGCGATTGGGGGAAACCGCTACTGGGCCGCATCCTCGACCCAGCCGATCGCCGTGTTTGGAGCAACTCGTTCGAGTTCCCCGTTGCTTCTCCCGACGGCGCAGCGGTTATGTCGTTGGTATTGAAGCAACAGGCTGCGGGACTGCTCGACGACAAGGTTCCGATCGAGTGGCATTTCGACAACAACCTGCGGATCATCCGTTGGGAGCTTTTGGTCAATTTGCGCACGGCCAAAGATGAGCACATCTACTACAACGCCATCAAATCGCAACGACTTGACGAAATTAACCATCGCCGTACGAAGCGACGCCCACTTAGCGAATTCCTGCCGAACGGGAGCATTCATCTCGCGCACGCATGAGAACACGCACAGCAACTGCCATGCCCCGTGACGAAGTCACGGGCATTTTCTTTGTGGAACCTCTAAACCTCAGCCATGCTAGTATGTGTACGTGTTGAGTCTCTATGTTGCAGATTATCCATAAGGCCATGACCACCGAGAAACTTGGACGGTTGTCGCGTCTTGGCTTCCGATCGCTCCCTGAGTGTTTGCTTTCGGCACCGCGCGAGTACCGCGACTACCTTGAGCCTCTTTACGTCTTGCCGATCCCTGATACGGGACACAACCACTACCTCGTGCTAACACTCACAGAGGTGTGCTTGCTTGATGCCGCACAGCAACAAACGACGCGGTGGAAAGACGCCACTAGGCTGGCAGTTCGGGGGTAGATGGTCGTGGCGACGGCGTATCCATTGTTGTTATCGGGGCGGTCTGGCCGTGGAAAGCATTTCTGCCTGGCGACGAGCTACACCTGTACGGTGAGTTGAAAACGGGCTGGCGAGGCAGCCGCGAGTTGTTGAATCCGCACATTGTTCCGGAGGGCGATCGCGGAAAGATCATCCCCATGTACATGGGCAAGCCGGGGCAGGTGAAGGGGGAAGCTCTTGCAAAAGCGGTGCATGAAGCACTTCCACGCCTGAATGAGGCCTCCTGTTTGCTGCTGGAGCAGGCTGGCATGCGTGAAACGGATTTCCGGGCTGCTGCCGGCTACCACGATCCGGCAGACCTGCTCAGAGATCTGCACGCGCCGGCGTCAGTGCGGGAAGGTATTGCCGCCGTCCAGGCCGCGCACCGGTTGGCCTTGCGCGCTGTTCTGAATAAGGCGATCCGCAATCAATCCCAGAAACCTGTTTCAGGTTCGTCGATCGCCCTCGACCGGGGCAAGGTTGCAGATCTGATTGGCAGGCTTCCGTACGAGCTGACACCCGGGCAGCACAAGGGTATCGATGACATCGTCTCGGATCTGCGCTCGCCATTTCCGATGCGCCGATTACTCTCCGGCGATGTCGGCACCGGCAAATCGGTCACCTACATGGTGCCCGCAGTGGCTGCATATCAGGAGGGTGCCCAAGTAGCCATCATTGCCCGAGCCAGATCCTCGTTCACCAGCTAGCCAGCGAGCTGCGGGAATTCTTCCCCGGCATCCCCGTCTGCTCGCTCGTGTCTGGCTCGAAACTGGAGGAGGGCATCATCGTTGGAACCACCGCGGTCATCACCGCGGCAAAGGGCGCCTCCCTCATCTTTGACCTGGTAGTTGCTGATGAGCAGCAGCGGTTCTCGGTCGGCCAGAAGAACAGCCTGTTGGCCGACCACACGAATCTGCTAGAGGCAACTGCGACTGCGATACCTCGTACCATGGCGCTGATCAAGTTCGGCGGCACCGCGGTATCGATCCTCCGCGAGTCGCCCTTCAAGAAGAAGATAGTGACCCGGATTGTCCATCGTAAGGATGGGGCTAGACTGTTCGATTTCGTCCACCATCAAATTCGCCAAGGCGGACAGGCCGCGATCATCTACCCGATGGCAGAAGACAGGGGTGACGGCGAAAGGAACTCAGTGGAGGCAGCGTATGTCCGATTCCGCGCAAAGTGGGGCGATCGGGTCGGTATGGTACACGGCGGCTTAACTGACAGCGACAAGACAGAAGTTATTGCTAAAATGAAGGCCGGCGCCATCGACGTACTTGTTAGTTCAACGGTCATCGAGGTCGGGGTCACGCTACCATCGCTTCGTGTTGTGGTTGTAGTGAATCCTGATCGGTTTGGGTTGTCACCGCTTCACCAACTACGTGGCCGCCTGGCGCGCAAAGGCGGCGAAGGGTACTTCTTCCTGTATCTCCCGGAGGAACCAGACGCCGCTGCCATGGACCGATTGCGGCAACTGGTCGAGTGCAATGACGGATTTGCTCTTGCGGAACGAGATGCCGATCTCCGTGGCTTCGGTGATGTTGACAGCGATGGGGCGCGCAGACTGGGAGCTCCCGGCTTCTTTTCTGGGGCGTGACCTTGGACCGAAAGGAAATTGAAAGCGGCGCAAGGAATCTAGGCTTGGTTACTGAGTAGCCTATGTGAGAGGGATTGATTGGCTAAGGCAACACCGCTACCGGTCAAGGTGGCGATCTATCATCGGATCATCTCTGGTGACATTTCTCGCGTGGTAGCAAAGGACTTCCGGATCAGCCAGCCGACGGCCCTGAAGTACGCGAACGATGTCATTGAGAAACTTAGGGGGCTCAGCGAGATAGAGTCGACCCCAGCCTTCGCACATTCCTCGCACGGTCGCTCAAAACCCAGTCCTTTCAGTATGCGGATGCGCCTGATGTCAAGGCCCTGCTGGAACCCATCCTGCAGCCGTACCTCGCCGACGCCGAGAACATCGACTATGCAGAGCGCGAGGGCGCGGATCACGCTTTGTCGACCCGCGTCAGTCCCACCACTTTCGAGCGATTCCAGGTAATTGTCGGACAAATGGCAGTTGAGAGGCCCGACATCACACCGTCTGCGCACTTGCGGGAGATCATTGAGGCTTACTGCGAACGGGGGATCGTTCCTGCCCCGACGGTCTCGATTTCCGACCCGAAACAGGCGCGAGATACCATCGTGAACGCCGTTACGGACTTGCTTCGCGACCTTGGGTACACGGGCTTGTAAGCCGGCTCGACATTGATGCTGCCACAAGTGCCGATCGTGCCCTGTTTCCACCCCTCCGTTTCATCGTCGTCGCGCACTCCCCAGCGGAATGCGAGTCTTCTGTCTCCCTGTCCTTCATCTCCTTGAGCAAGGAACGGCCGCACCTAGCGGACATTCAACTCAACTCAGGAGATCGACATGGATCAAAAACAGCCGCGCGTATCAATGCGCCATCTGCATCTGTACGCTCATTTGCTGCTGGCAGAGGCCAAGCAGAACGGAAAATCGGTCCGGCTCGAGTGGGCGAACATCCCACCGCTTCGATTGGCCCTGATCCGGCAAACCCGGGAGGTCTGGTACTGCGGCTCTCGCAAATGGCGGCGGTCGGTTCCGAAGAAGATGCGACCCTACTGCGAGCACTGATCTCTCACGAGATCGTCTGCCACGGCCACCACACGGACTTCACCGTAGTTCCGCCCAGCAATCTCGCGGGTCAGCTTACCAACATCCTGGAAGACCCCCGCGGTGAGATACTTGGCGCCATGAAATTTCCCGGGTCAAAGAAGGTGATACGCAAGGGAATTGAGCTTCTCGTCGATCGCAAGATCTTCCAGGGGCCTCAAGACGATAGCGACACACCCGCCGCGGTCCTGGCCGGTTGGCTTGTAACTGAATTGCGCTCGGAGCTCCTCGACCAGGAGTGCCTTCGTCAATTCGCCACGGCCTTCCGGGCCCGTGCCATCAAGCATTTCGGCACGAAGCTGACCGGCCAGGTCAAAGCCGTTGCGTTGCAAGGCGCGACAGCGCGCGATACTCAAGGTGCGATTCAAGCAAGCATCCGCATCCTCGACCTGCTGAAGCTTGCCGCTGATAACAAGCCTGACTCTCAATGTGGGGAACAACAATCCAACTCGCCGCAGGACGACCAAGATGCCGGCGATCCCGCCGAGCAAACATCTGCCCGAAATGACTCAGGGAATGGTTCCGAGCCGGGAGGCTATGAACCGTCTAACAATGAGCTGGCCGAGGCTGTCAATGCCGTTCTCGGAGCAGGCCCCGATGAAATGGGCACCTATGGCAGGGGCTCGAAGAAGTACTATGCGAGGCCAACGAAGCGATCCAGGAAGCCCAAAGCGGCGGAGGTAGCAGTCATACGTCAGAGTTGAACGAGTTCAGCGCCCCGGCCAATGGTGGCTCATTGGAGAACCGCTCACGTTTGCGTTCTGCTGCCAGGACTACAGCTTCCGCATTGTCCCTGCGGTTGCAGGACCTTCTTCAGGCCTTCGCCACTGCCACGCGTCGGAGTTCCTCAAGCGGTAAGCTTCGTTCAAATCGGGTGTGGCGAGTGCCGCTGGGTGATACCCAAGTCTTCCGTCACAAGACCCGGCACGACGAGCTGGACACTTGTGTCTATCTTCTCGCCGATGAATCCGGCTCAATGGATGAACCCTTTGACTCGGAGCGAGCCCCGCATCTCCACGCTGCGGCGCACAAGCCATCGGCTCAAGATCCGATCCAGGCCCACAAGGTCGATCGCAAGGACGCTGCTGGCCGTGTCATTGTTGCAGCAGGGGAGGTGCTTGACGGCGCTGACATTCCCTTCGGCTTGGCGACCTATAACGAATCGGTTCGCGAGTGGAAAGGCTTTGAGGATGACTGGTCGTCTACGCTTCAGAGGCTCCGTACTGAAGCTACTGGTAGCACCAACACGCATCTCGCAGTCGTATGGGCGCTCAGGAAGTTCATTGGGCGTAGCGAAGCGCGAAAGGTACTGACCGTGGTCACCGATGGTGATCCGGGCGATCGAGACATCCTTGAGGCCGCGCTGCGCGAGGCTGCGCTGTTCGGTGTTGAGGTGCGATTTGTCCTGATCGGCGCGGAGCACGTGCATAAATTCCACGGTCTCTCCGCTACCTACGGTGTGGCAAACAACGTTCGTGAGCTTGCAACTGCTGTCTTCAGTTCTCTCGAAGCTGCAATTTGCTAACCCCACAGCCCCAGTGACTTCCGTCCTGGGCTTTTTCTTAGCCCCGCGCCACGAAGGCGGCTGCCCACACAGCGAGGCGCAGTCGACACGTCCTATCTTCTGACTTCCAGTCCCCTGTGACTCATATCTGAGCGCCAGGCCTTTGCAAGGGCCGTCAAACCCACCTCTCAGGAGAAACACGATGGAAGCAGCAGCAATTGAAAGAAAGTCGATCGACGCAGTCTTCGGTGTTGATGGTGCCGCTTTCCGCGCTCACGGCTCGCAGTCGACGACCACCATCCGTGTCTTCGCAGCCAACGACGACACACCAGACGTCATTGAAGGTTTTGCCTTCCAACCCGATACCCTCCGCCGAATCCTCGTCTGGATGGCGTCGGAGCCCTCCCCAACAACTTCACCAAGGCGACGATGAAGCGCAACCTGTTGATCTACGGACCGACGGGATGTGGCAAAACGGCACTGATCTCGCAGGTTTGTGCTCGGACGGGACGATCCATGTTTCGCTACCAGTGCAGTGAAGACTCCGAGGCAACCCAGCTCTTTGGCACGTACAAGCTCTGCAAAGTGCCGCAGAATGCGGAACCGCAGAAAGTAGAAGCCGAAGCGTCTGCAGCACCTCAACAGGCGTCCGCTCTCTCGGCGACTCCTGAAATGGTGTTCGTGGATGGACCGGTTCTCCGCTGGGCGCGCACGCCGAACTCGATTCTTCTGCTTGACGAGTTCGACCAGCTTCCGCCCTCGGTTGCAATGAGCATGAACGGAGTCCTGGACGGCGACGACATACTGGTTCCGGAAACGGGGGAACGAGTAAAGATCGCAACTGGTTGTCTGATTGTGGCCACTGGCAACACGAACGGACGAGGTTCGGCCGGCGGCAACGGCGGCTCCGCGTCGCTCTACAAAGGTGTCAAGCGACAGAACATCGCCAGCCTTGACCGATTCTTCGTTGTCAATGCCACTTACCTGTCGGTCGAGGAAGAGATTGCACTTCTTCAGGACCAGGTCGGCATGCCGGAGACGGCGGCAACGGCAATGGCGAAGTTGGCCAGTAGCTTGCGTAGCCGGTTTGTTGGGCTCAATGAAGATGCAGGTGCAAATGGGAACCGCTCGAGTTCACCATCACCACTCGCAACCTCTTGAACTGGGGTCTGACCCACCGCCTGCTTATGGCAACGGGACTGGACAGCACCACCGCATTCAAGGAAGGGCTTAGCATGACGCTGCTCGACTTCGGTACGGGCGCAGAACGCAAGGCAGTCCTCGATGCATGGGAGAACATCATCGGCGAGTAGCTCCAAATCAACCCTAAGACACCCTCGGCTTTGCTGGGGGTGTTTTCTTTTGGGACACTCCGATCGAGCGGAAAAGAAAAACCCCCTCAGGTGAACAATGTCACATGAGGGGGTGGTTGGGCGCTTCTCTTTGGGGAGGACAAGTTATTGATATTGGCCTCCGTTACTGGACCACACGAGATTGTCCCTCGCGCGATTTTCGCTTAACAGTAATTCCGACATAGCATGTCAACAGGGCGAGGCCTGTGATCAGGCCTGCCAGTAGTATCTGCGCAGCACTCATTTCCTATTCCCCAAGAGTACGCTGACTACATTACTACTCGTCGTCCTTCAACAGCCACAACGCTACCGCATTGAAGCTGACGAACAAGACGGTTCCGAACAGAGCTAACACAACGTCGGAAGAGGTAAGGGCTGCCCCCTTGACCATCTTTTCTGCGGCACCAAAGCCAAACAGACCGAACGTTGCGAAAGACAGGTTCTTCAGCAAGTCAGCGAGAAAGCCCAGTACAGCACGGTTTTTCGCCATGATGGAGCCTTCCTTGTTGATACAAATGTCTTCCCGCGAGACGGTTACGCATTAAACACCTAGCGACGGGTTGTGAAGCTTTCGGCCGCACACACCTAGGTTTCTCTTTGCGGGTGAGAGATGGTGAACAGCCGTCGATAATCTTTCGGTAGCCAGTACGCAGGATGCATACAGCAGCAGCCCTCCGCCGCCGCGTACACAAGATCGGAGGGCAGGCAAAAGGACAACCCCTCGCTGGCGAACCAGGAGGGGCTTGAGGGAGGGTTGATCAGGCGTACTTCGCAGCTTTCGCGGCAAACTCAGCTCGCCCCTTTTCGGAGTCCCAAGTAAGCTGATTGACCAGAGAACGGACAAGTTCCGCCTCGCTGGCCATACTCATCCCCGCAATGCCCAAGCGCTGCTCGTCCGCACTCGTTGTACTGAACATGAACCGGATCTCGCTCCCATGCTTGAAACAGGAAACGATGAACTGGCCTTGCCTCTCATCCGTTACGACAAACGCGAAAGGCTCGCGATCGATCCCAAACAACAGGAGCCCGTTCGGATTCGTTTGATAGAAACCGGCCTGGCCCGCGACGGGCTCGGCTTGCAACGCACCGTATTGGCGACCATTCAAGTCAAGGGCAGGGTAGGGGCCACCCATGCCGGCCATCTGCTGCGTTGCTGTGCGAGTGCATTCGTCCATGGTTTCTCCTTTGTAATGTGAAGAATTACTGATGTCCGGGAATGCGTTACACGGCTCTAGAACGCGATTAGCCTGGCCAGACACGTCCTCCCACCACCCGCAGCGAACATCGTCGACCAACCCTCGCTAGTTGCGACCGTCAGTTACTTCCCCTGTCCGGCATATCGAAGAGCCAGGCCTGTGCAAGGGGCCTGTTTTGTCTAACTTCAGGAGATACACATGAACCAAGTAACGACGGTGGCTAGCAGCCAGATGGCGATTCTGAAAGATGTCGTTCTGTTTGACTTCATCATCGGAGGCAGCACCGGGGAGAAAACGGTCGAGGCGGATGACTTCATCCGTGAGGTCGGCAAGATGCTTCCGCGAGGTTCCTTCTCGTGGGTTT from Cupriavidus sp. EM10 carries:
- the traN gene encoding conjugal transfer protein TraN → MEYSLGRRVLSVILGLIGFLFVAAPLEAAECRRVGEVCVEGGGVRNIGGTDVYRDCWRYRDTFECKKPESIDYCAPFYNLAGCWQTSTKCIAAAWDGTCLTEQRTYRCDDPSMPPPPNTVVLDKTYTITKDALDTKQCDPYSTNPLCTLASHKCVEPAETRVINGLPVYKSCWRWQDDYACIDPTPKNDCQEYIDKGCKKLDEVCIESTDPVGCVMKQITYKCVTKEGQTTTGEDCSGRTSCYDGTCWDTGYPGDDDFARVVAGKEAAREAGVYGAESNNFFKGVAESCRKGFGGLKNCCKTDPGPSPITRS
- the traN gene encoding conjugal transfer protein TraN — translated: MMQAAGGAVKFGAKYAFDYMYKSSEWIQAGMSALGYDGIEMASNFGASFGMYGVSYTVGGTALAAGETTTGMFGQTIYGLGNGFAFDPYSFAAAIAIQIVMELMSCEQDEMQLGMHRGAHLCHLVGSYCSNKVMGVCLETKEAYCCYNSKLAKIINEQGKPQIGKGWGTPESPNCEGFTTAEFQQIDFSAIDMSEFVGDIMAATELPNIDDIQKRMSEKMKDITTNPTIPVTNH
- a CDS encoding helicase-related protein, which translates into the protein MSGSKLEEGIIVGTTAVITAAKGASLIFDLVVADEQQRFSVGQKNSLLADHTNLLEATATAIPRTMALIKFGGTAVSILRESPFKKKIVTRIVHRKDGARLFDFVHHQIRQGGQAAIIYPMAEDRGDGERNSVEAAYVRFRAKWGDRVGMVHGGLTDSDKTEVIAKMKAGAIDVLVSSTVIEVGVTLPSLRVVVVVNPDRFGLSPLHQLRGRLARKGGEGYFFLYLPEEPDAAAMDRLRQLVECNDGFALAERDADLRGFGDVDSDGARRLGAPGFFSGA
- a CDS encoding VWA domain-containing protein, whose protein sequence is MPLGDTQVFRHKTRHDELDTCVYLLADESGSMDEPFDSERAPHLHAAAHKPSAQDPIQAHKVDRKDAAGRVIVAAGEVLDGADIPFGLATYNESVREWKGFEDDWSSTLQRLRTEATGSTNTHLAVVWALRKFIGRSEARKVLTVVTDGDPGDRDILEAALREAALFGVEVRFVLIGAEHVHKFHGLSATYGVANNVRELATAVFSSLEAAIC
- a CDS encoding AAA family ATPase, whose protein sequence is MKRNLLIYGPTGCGKTALISQVCARTGRSMFRYQCSEDSEATQLFGTYKLCKVPQNAEPQKVEAEASAAPQQASALSATPEMVFVDGPVLRWARTPNSILLLDEFDQLPPSVAMSMNGVLDGDDILVPETGERVKIATGCLIVATGNTNGRGSAGGNGGSASLYKGVKRQNIASLDRFFVVNATYLSVEEEIALLQDQVGMPETAATAMAKLASSLRSRFVGLNEDAGANGNRSSSPSPLATS